In a genomic window of Flavobacteriales bacterium:
- a CDS encoding Crp/Fnr family transcriptional regulator, with amino-acid sequence MDLVRRTIARYVELSDRDWAVIAPCWKEHAFSRGAFISSAGKVEDRFYIVAQGVQKLSFPHDGTDICVGFAYGGSWSGEYGSFITRQPARFDVVAVTDSILLGITHSDLQRLYAELPVLERWGRLIAEEALLGRATREIEQMSLSARARYERLVKRSPQLLQLVPQKDIASYLRMTPETLSRLRRSAS; translated from the coding sequence ATGGACCTCGTTCGCCGCACCATCGCGCGCTATGTTGAGCTCTCCGATCGCGATTGGGCGGTGATCGCTCCGTGCTGGAAGGAACATGCTTTCAGCCGCGGCGCTTTCATCAGCAGTGCCGGCAAGGTCGAGGACCGCTTCTACATCGTAGCCCAAGGCGTTCAGAAGCTCTCGTTCCCGCATGATGGCACTGACATCTGCGTGGGTTTCGCGTACGGCGGCAGCTGGAGCGGCGAATACGGGTCCTTCATCACGCGCCAGCCGGCCCGGTTCGATGTGGTTGCGGTCACGGACAGCATCCTGCTGGGCATCACGCACAGCGACTTGCAGCGGTTGTATGCTGAACTGCCCGTGCTGGAGCGCTGGGGCCGGTTGATCGCCGAGGAAGCGCTGCTTGGCCGCGCCACCCGCGAGATCGAGCAGATGAGCCTGAGCGCGCGCGCGCGCTATGAACGATTGGTGAAGCGAAGCCCGCAACTGTTGCAGCTCGTCCCGCAGAAGGACATCGCGAGCTACCTGCGGATGACCCCGGAGACGCTGAGCCGCTTGCGCCGCAGCGCTTCTTGA
- a CDS encoding T9SS type A sorting domain-containing protein — protein MFRSFPALLVAGVLATAANAQQYVHQVVLLNEGWFDYVNQVVVLPPSLGSYDPATGQYTEVAVIPNARFGNDVKVEDEIVFVSADTMLLKYDANTFALLDMEVVRGIRRIGIWNDQLVITRGEFGGLPHYVEVRDKGSLDLLYTIDAAEIPYHAEAVEIVGDQAFVSLPNGFDWPNYMNLVAVIDLASQSYEGVIDLGPDGDNPEHLMSWNGGLYAFNNKDYTGSSISRIDPVASALISTINVANNSGCGTSAAAADKIYYLEYAVDQIARYDLVNDQVQDTLTNGLSAYGIASDPINGVLYVTTTDFTSTGTLYVMEPDGNVLSDEAVGVSAGKMALDIRLTTGVSHAVAPVLTVFPNPAEDRVFIGLPGMASPMGLEVVDAMGRAVLRERLSSNGTLQLDVSSLAPGSYAVKLEGGSYSRFTKQ, from the coding sequence ATGTTCCGTTCATTTCCCGCCCTGTTGGTTGCCGGAGTCCTTGCGACGGCTGCCAATGCCCAGCAGTATGTGCACCAGGTCGTACTGCTCAATGAAGGCTGGTTCGATTATGTGAACCAGGTGGTCGTCCTCCCGCCCTCGCTCGGGAGCTACGATCCGGCCACCGGCCAATACACCGAAGTCGCCGTGATCCCCAACGCCCGGTTCGGCAACGATGTAAAGGTGGAGGACGAGATCGTGTTTGTGAGCGCGGATACCATGCTGCTCAAGTACGACGCGAACACCTTCGCCTTGCTGGACATGGAGGTGGTCCGCGGCATCCGGCGGATCGGCATCTGGAACGATCAGTTGGTGATCACCCGCGGCGAGTTCGGCGGATTGCCGCATTACGTGGAAGTGCGCGACAAGGGCTCCCTTGACCTCTTGTACACGATCGACGCCGCAGAGATCCCCTACCACGCTGAAGCCGTGGAGATCGTGGGCGACCAGGCTTTCGTATCGCTCCCGAACGGCTTCGATTGGCCGAATTACATGAACCTGGTCGCGGTCATCGACCTCGCATCGCAGAGCTACGAAGGCGTGATCGACCTCGGCCCGGATGGCGACAACCCTGAGCATCTGATGTCCTGGAACGGCGGCCTCTACGCCTTCAACAACAAGGACTACACGGGCAGCAGCATCAGCCGAATCGACCCGGTCGCGAGCGCGCTGATCAGCACCATCAACGTGGCGAACAACTCCGGCTGCGGCACATCGGCGGCGGCGGCGGATAAGATCTATTACCTGGAGTACGCAGTGGATCAGATCGCTCGATATGACCTCGTCAATGACCAAGTCCAGGATACGCTCACGAACGGACTCAGTGCCTATGGCATCGCCAGCGACCCGATCAACGGCGTTCTTTACGTGACCACCACGGACTTCACGAGCACGGGTACGCTCTATGTGATGGAGCCGGATGGCAACGTGCTCAGTGACGAAGCAGTTGGTGTCTCAGCCGGGAAGATGGCCTTGGACATCCGATTGACCACAGGAGTCAGCCACGCGGTCGCGCCTGTGCTTACCGTTTTCCCGAACCCCGCCGAGGATCGGGTCTTCATCGGGTTGCCCGGCATGGCTTCCCCGATGGGCTTGGAGGTGGTGGATGCCATGGGCCGTGCTGTGCTGCGGGAGCGCTTGTCCAGCAATGGAACGCTTCAGCTTGACGTGAGCAGCCTGGCGCCGGGCTCATACGCAGTCAAGCTCGAAGGCGGGAGCTATTCGCGCTTCACGAAACAGTGA
- a CDS encoding DinB family protein has translation MNRKPMDAQSLCEGLIAELDAQIARARAIAELPAERLLHRPDPAKWNVLDVFEHMVLSSGIYLQGLEHVFATRAADLPASLTFTPGLLGDYFTRAMLPKADGRLPLRMPTIRRFDPARNTGSDSGSILRFVAMCEGLIRLLNRAPASDLNRMRIVSTLGPLVQLRAGDAFRFPIAHQQRHFMQIERLLAHH, from the coding sequence ATGAACCGGAAGCCCATGGATGCCCAGTCCCTCTGCGAAGGGCTGATCGCGGAACTCGATGCGCAGATCGCCCGCGCACGCGCCATCGCGGAGCTGCCCGCCGAACGGCTGCTGCATCGCCCGGATCCAGCGAAATGGAACGTGCTTGATGTCTTCGAGCACATGGTGCTCAGCAGTGGCATATACCTGCAAGGCTTGGAGCACGTCTTCGCGACACGCGCTGCCGACCTGCCTGCATCACTGACCTTCACACCGGGCCTGCTCGGCGACTATTTCACGCGCGCCATGCTGCCCAAGGCCGATGGGCGCCTGCCCTTGCGCATGCCTACCATCCGCCGCTTCGATCCCGCGCGGAACACGGGCTCCGATTCGGGGAGCATCCTCCGGTTCGTCGCGATGTGCGAGGGCCTCATCCGGCTGCTGAACCGTGCACCGGCCTCCGATCTCAACCGCATGCGCATCGTGAGCACGCTGGGGCCTTTGGTGCAGCTCCGCGCCGGCGACGCCTTCCGCTTCCCGATCGCGCATCAGCAGCGGCACTTCATGCAGATCGAGCGCTTGCTGGCCCATCATTGA
- a CDS encoding site-specific integrase produces the protein MAGASINLNPKAKAQGFSARFVCLSGKTLTGGSHPIRLQLIHNGKIKRYSTKEACTLEQWDEGTGRVKARVKGAAYTNGILSAIEAQVSGMVDSLVVSKALSLENFDARYRNPKAAEDVLAYLEHLEKTFRAEGRIGYAITYRNAASALRRFSGGKPVRFADLTARKLEGLEQYLKGVGCTNGGIATYMRVLRVAVNMAIKEGLLHRDQYPFETARSRGYSMKRLKSKSNPRSLTELDMDKLKRFPFADHPHLGESVRLFLFSYYARGMNFADIAQLKRADVYDGRIFYRRRKTNDAFSIPVSDALAELLAVFDGHESPYLFPILSEEHGTERQQWNRIQKCLKRLNLELKEAAEVVGITVPLTSYVARHTFATTLKRKGVDVAVISESMGHESVNTTRAYLKRFGSEVLDAADQLL, from the coding sequence ATGGCAGGTGCAAGTATCAACCTCAACCCGAAGGCGAAAGCGCAAGGCTTCAGCGCCCGGTTCGTATGCCTCTCTGGAAAGACCTTGACCGGTGGAAGTCACCCCATCCGGCTCCAGTTGATCCACAACGGCAAGATCAAACGCTACTCCACGAAGGAGGCTTGCACACTGGAGCAATGGGACGAAGGCACGGGCCGGGTGAAAGCCCGCGTGAAGGGTGCGGCCTACACGAACGGGATCCTGAGCGCGATCGAAGCCCAAGTTTCCGGCATGGTGGACAGCTTGGTGGTGAGCAAGGCGCTTTCGCTGGAGAACTTCGATGCACGCTACCGGAACCCCAAAGCCGCCGAGGATGTGCTGGCATACTTGGAGCACTTGGAAAAGACGTTCCGGGCCGAGGGCCGCATCGGGTACGCGATCACTTACCGCAACGCTGCAAGCGCCCTTCGGCGCTTCAGTGGTGGCAAGCCCGTTCGGTTCGCTGACCTCACCGCGCGGAAACTGGAGGGGCTGGAGCAATACCTGAAGGGCGTTGGATGCACGAACGGCGGCATCGCTACCTATATGCGTGTGCTTCGCGTTGCGGTGAACATGGCGATCAAAGAGGGCTTGCTCCACCGCGACCAATACCCCTTTGAAACCGCACGATCACGGGGCTACTCCATGAAGCGGCTCAAAAGCAAGTCCAACCCGCGTTCCCTCACTGAGTTGGACATGGACAAGCTGAAGCGGTTCCCGTTCGCCGATCACCCGCACCTCGGCGAAAGCGTTCGCCTCTTCCTGTTCAGCTACTACGCCCGTGGGATGAACTTCGCGGACATTGCCCAACTGAAGCGCGCGGACGTGTACGATGGGCGGATCTTCTACCGCCGCCGGAAAACGAACGACGCTTTCAGCATCCCGGTGAGCGATGCGCTGGCCGAGCTACTGGCCGTATTCGATGGCCACGAAAGCCCCTACCTCTTCCCCATCCTGAGCGAAGAGCATGGAACCGAAAGGCAGCAATGGAACCGGATCCAAAAGTGCCTGAAGCGGCTCAACCTCGAATTGAAGGAAGCCGCCGAGGTGGTGGGCATCACGGTCCCCCTCACCTCCTACGTTGCCCGGCACACGTTCGCCACCACGCTAAAGCGGAAGGGCGTTGACGTTGCCGTGATATCGGAAAGCATGGGACACGAAAGTGTGAACACGACCCGCGCCTATCTGAAGCGGTTCGGTAGTGAGGTGTTGGACGCCGCCGATCAATTGCTCTGA
- a CDS encoding helix-turn-helix domain-containing protein, which produces MTTNPFEEITARLDALAVDVRALKSRTMNEKPERKRRVGLPEAAQYCGLAHRTMYKKTHRREVPHSKVGGRLFFDLDELDAWIDAGRRRTVAEVAVERMAGNK; this is translated from the coding sequence ATGACAACGAACCCCTTTGAAGAGATCACGGCGCGCTTGGATGCGTTGGCCGTGGATGTGCGAGCACTGAAGAGCCGCACGATGAACGAAAAGCCCGAGCGCAAACGCCGGGTCGGACTACCCGAAGCTGCCCAATACTGTGGGTTGGCCCACCGGACCATGTACAAAAAGACGCATCGCCGGGAGGTGCCACATAGCAAGGTGGGTGGTCGCTTGTTCTTTGACCTGGACGAACTGGATGCTTGGATCGACGCGGGCCGCCGTCGCACGGTGGCCGAGGTCGCGGTGGAACGCATGGCAGGAAACAAGTGA
- a CDS encoding DUF3987 domain-containing protein, with the protein MPNVTPNAINTDLVNAIQAEAAHLTVLPTEDDRPKAQGFPVHVLPEGLQWITSHLHETIGFPVDYTAAAILFAASVAVGTSARITPKRGWTEPAILWLALVGRPGANKTHPLTMMLRPLTVRDRESARRYENELREYERAAKQARKEEGGEAPHEPECDQHLVSDTTPEALVEALNRNPRGVGLHRDELAGWVEDFGRYSKGGDVEKFLSMWSAQPVRVNRVKSKRPLYVERPFVSVCGTIQPGVLGRLIADGRGANGFVDRILFAYPEAQEVPAWSEAEPDAQVAEYWQAFIHKLLSIPPPDEGADPLLFTFTPDAKRLWAKHHAALKAEIDGFNRDGDEARAGHRTKMLSYTLRLAVIDTLARWAESNEHAIPSHVDAPSLAAAIALVDYFTSTADKVLFSLHDSTPVDELSGPKLKLYRALPTTFATAKAIVIAEGMGIKRRTAERYLGDRKLFQRHRDGGQYTKVHEG; encoded by the coding sequence ATGCCAAATGTAACACCGAACGCGATCAACACCGACTTGGTGAACGCGATACAAGCCGAAGCCGCTCACCTCACCGTGCTACCGACGGAAGATGATCGGCCCAAGGCACAAGGCTTCCCGGTCCATGTGCTGCCTGAAGGCTTGCAATGGATCACCTCACACCTCCACGAAACGATCGGCTTCCCTGTGGACTACACGGCGGCCGCGATCCTCTTCGCCGCATCGGTAGCGGTCGGCACCTCGGCACGCATCACACCCAAACGTGGATGGACGGAACCCGCGATCCTTTGGCTGGCCTTGGTAGGCAGGCCGGGCGCGAACAAAACGCATCCGCTCACCATGATGCTCCGACCCTTGACGGTGCGGGATCGTGAAAGCGCCCGGCGTTATGAGAATGAGCTGAGGGAATACGAACGCGCCGCGAAGCAAGCCCGGAAGGAAGAGGGAGGCGAAGCGCCGCACGAACCCGAATGCGATCAACACTTGGTGAGCGATACCACCCCGGAGGCGTTGGTGGAAGCCCTCAACCGGAACCCGCGCGGGGTCGGCTTGCATCGCGATGAGCTGGCCGGATGGGTGGAGGACTTCGGACGGTATAGCAAGGGCGGGGACGTGGAAAAGTTCCTCTCCATGTGGAGCGCCCAACCCGTGCGCGTGAACAGGGTGAAGAGCAAGCGGCCGCTCTATGTCGAACGTCCGTTCGTGTCCGTGTGCGGTACGATCCAACCCGGCGTATTGGGAAGGTTGATCGCGGACGGCCGAGGGGCCAACGGCTTCGTGGATCGGATCCTCTTCGCCTATCCCGAAGCCCAGGAAGTACCGGCATGGAGCGAAGCGGAGCCGGATGCACAAGTCGCGGAATACTGGCAAGCATTCATCCACAAGCTCCTTTCGATACCACCACCGGACGAAGGTGCCGACCCGCTACTCTTCACGTTCACCCCGGACGCGAAACGCCTTTGGGCGAAGCATCACGCCGCGCTGAAAGCAGAGATCGACGGTTTCAACCGGGATGGGGACGAAGCACGCGCCGGGCATCGGACCAAGATGCTCAGTTACACGTTGCGGTTGGCAGTGATAGACACGCTGGCACGATGGGCCGAGAGCAACGAACACGCGATCCCCTCACACGTTGACGCCCCATCGTTGGCCGCTGCGATCGCCCTTGTGGACTACTTCACCTCCACGGCTGACAAAGTGCTGTTCAGCCTTCACGATAGCACCCCGGTGGATGAACTGAGCGGCCCCAAGCTGAAGCTCTACCGCGCACTGCCCACAACGTTCGCCACGGCCAAGGCGATCGTGATCGCCGAGGGCATGGGTATCAAACGACGCACCGCCGAGCGATACCTCGGCGATAGGAAGCTCTTCCAACGTCACCGCGACGGGGGCCAATACACGAAGGTCCATGAAGGTTGA
- a CDS encoding elongation factor G, whose product MKTFDAKHIKNVVLLGSHGCGKTTLAETMLFEAGLIQRRGRVEDKNTISDYHELEHERGSSVYSTVLHTEWQGYKINIIDTPGLDDLLGETIPALRVADTCILLLNAHHGVEVGTDLVWEHMQRYDRPVLIGVNQLDHPNADFDQTVAQAKEHFGSAVTVMQYPVEQGDGFHRIIDLLKMTMYVFKDAGGKPEKQPIPENEMERATALHKELVEKAAENDETLMEHYFEKGELDEDEMRIGLKQGMMKRTCFPVFCLSALRNMGSGRLMGFIDNVAPAALEMPAEELVGGGKLECAAEGPAVLFTFKTMIEPKAGHITLFKVMSGEVKEGTDLVNDNTGATERIGQLFIVDGKERKHVERLVAGDIGGTMKLKDTATAHTLHAPGKSVKLQPIAFPEPRLRQVIKATDQKLEEKLHAALVEIQKEDPTIVLMYSRETAQQLVGAQGELHLNLLKWKLNHHYKVDCAFSSPRIPYRETIRKPAEASYRHKKQTGGSGQFGEVHLKIEPWHEGMPEPHGHSVRGKEEHELPTGGKLVFYNCIVGGVIDNKFMPSILKGVMEKMERGPLTGSPARDIRVLVHDGKMHPVDSNDISFKIAGLQAFREAFTNADPQLMEPIQELEVRVPADLMGDVMTDLQGRRSIVMGVDSSGRYQIIKTHTPLAELDRYSTTLRSLTQGRGTYTEKFHAYQQVPSELQHKLVSSHKEEEVAA is encoded by the coding sequence ATGAAAACCTTCGATGCGAAACACATTAAGAACGTCGTCCTCCTGGGCTCCCACGGATGCGGCAAGACCACGCTGGCCGAAACCATGCTCTTCGAAGCGGGTCTGATCCAACGCCGCGGCCGAGTCGAGGACAAGAACACCATCAGCGACTACCACGAACTGGAGCACGAGCGCGGCAGCAGCGTATACAGCACCGTGCTGCACACCGAGTGGCAGGGCTACAAGATCAACATCATCGACACCCCGGGCCTCGATGACCTCCTGGGCGAGACGATCCCCGCGCTCCGCGTGGCGGACACCTGCATACTGCTGCTGAACGCGCACCATGGTGTGGAAGTGGGCACCGACCTGGTGTGGGAACACATGCAACGCTATGACCGCCCGGTGCTCATCGGCGTGAACCAGTTGGACCACCCCAACGCGGACTTCGATCAAACCGTGGCGCAGGCGAAGGAGCACTTCGGCAGCGCGGTGACCGTGATGCAGTACCCCGTGGAGCAAGGCGACGGCTTCCACCGCATCATCGACCTGCTGAAGATGACCATGTATGTCTTCAAGGATGCCGGTGGCAAGCCGGAGAAGCAGCCCATCCCGGAGAACGAGATGGAGCGCGCCACCGCCCTGCACAAGGAACTGGTGGAGAAGGCCGCTGAGAACGACGAGACGCTCATGGAGCACTACTTCGAGAAGGGCGAGCTCGATGAGGACGAGATGCGCATCGGCCTGAAGCAGGGCATGATGAAACGGACCTGCTTCCCGGTCTTCTGCCTGAGCGCGCTGCGCAACATGGGCAGCGGCCGCCTGATGGGCTTCATCGACAATGTGGCCCCAGCCGCGCTGGAGATGCCTGCGGAGGAACTCGTCGGCGGCGGCAAGCTGGAATGCGCTGCTGAAGGCCCTGCTGTGCTCTTCACCTTCAAGACCATGATCGAGCCCAAGGCCGGGCACATCACGCTCTTCAAGGTCATGAGCGGCGAGGTGAAGGAGGGCACCGATCTGGTGAACGACAATACAGGAGCCACCGAGCGTATCGGGCAGCTCTTCATCGTGGACGGCAAGGAGCGCAAGCACGTGGAGAGACTTGTCGCCGGCGATATCGGCGGCACCATGAAGCTGAAGGACACCGCCACGGCCCACACGCTGCACGCGCCAGGCAAGAGCGTCAAATTGCAACCCATCGCCTTCCCTGAGCCGCGCCTGCGGCAGGTGATCAAGGCCACCGACCAGAAATTGGAGGAGAAGCTACACGCGGCGCTCGTGGAGATCCAGAAGGAGGACCCCACCATTGTGCTGATGTACAGCCGAGAGACCGCACAACAACTGGTGGGTGCCCAAGGCGAACTGCACCTCAACCTGCTGAAGTGGAAGCTCAACCACCACTACAAGGTTGATTGCGCCTTCAGCAGCCCGCGCATCCCCTATCGAGAGACCATTCGCAAACCCGCTGAGGCCAGCTACCGGCACAAGAAGCAGACGGGCGGCAGCGGCCAATTCGGCGAGGTGCACCTGAAGATCGAGCCGTGGCACGAAGGCATGCCCGAGCCGCACGGCCACAGCGTGCGCGGCAAGGAGGAGCACGAGTTGCCCACCGGCGGCAAGCTGGTGTTCTACAACTGCATCGTCGGCGGCGTGATCGACAACAAGTTCATGCCGAGCATACTCAAGGGCGTGATGGAGAAGATGGAGCGCGGCCCGCTCACCGGATCGCCGGCGCGCGACATCCGCGTGCTTGTGCATGACGGCAAGATGCACCCGGTGGACAGCAACGACATCAGCTTCAAGATCGCTGGCCTGCAGGCCTTCCGCGAGGCATTCACCAACGCCGACCCGCAGTTGATGGAGCCGATCCAGGAGCTGGAGGTGCGCGTGCCCGCCGACCTCATGGGCGATGTGATGACCGATCTGCAAGGACGGCGTAGCATCGTGATGGGTGTCGACAGCAGCGGCCGCTACCAGATCATCAAGACCCATACGCCACTGGCCGAGTTGGACCGCTACAGCACCACCCTCCGCAGTCTGACCCAGGGGCGCGGCACCTACACGGAGAAATTCCACGCGTACCAGCAAGTGCCCAGCGAATTGCAGCACAAGCTGGTGAGCAGCCACAAGGAAGAGGAAGTGGCGGCGTGA
- a CDS encoding OmpA family protein has translation MNRLGLSVPVLLLASAVDSVDLLQKSAQPEGVEGCSEEASLHASCPPIARAVFRWKDRDCQVGAVNRDLRFTFAVDDDEMMAFPENNALLDSVLGFMNAVPSVELEVGQHMGGYTRLRKSQEIQLSQLRAQAIVTALADRGIEQGRLSPVGYGTSKPLISRDSIAVMDQEGKERAHGVNRRTEFKILRCE, from the coding sequence ATGAACCGCCTGGGTCTATCCGTGCCGGTCTTGCTGTTGGCCTCAGCAGTTGATTCCGTCGACCTGCTGCAAAAAAGTGCTCAGCCTGAAGGAGTCGAAGGTTGTTCCGAGGAAGCGAGCCTTCATGCATCATGCCCGCCGATCGCGAGGGCTGTCTTCCGGTGGAAGGACCGCGATTGTCAAGTAGGCGCAGTGAATCGTGATCTACGCTTCACATTCGCCGTGGACGATGATGAGATGATGGCTTTCCCTGAGAACAATGCTCTTCTTGACTCTGTCCTTGGTTTCATGAATGCAGTGCCGTCGGTTGAACTGGAGGTAGGACAGCACATGGGCGGGTACACCCGGTTGCGCAAGTCGCAGGAAATCCAGCTTTCACAGCTACGTGCGCAGGCAATCGTTACCGCACTGGCCGATAGAGGCATAGAACAGGGCCGCCTTTCCCCAGTTGGCTATGGAACGTCAAAGCCTCTTATCAGTCGAGACTCCATAGCGGTCATGGACCAGGAAGGGAAGGAACGTGCACATGGCGTCAACCGCCGCACGGAGTTCAAGATCCTGCGCTGCGAGTAG
- a CDS encoding alpha/beta hydrolase: protein MRLQRAESWIFILFMVIGLSSCNLARMHGRKCENRLERKGYEARTVTTPAGTRFAWYRDTGKPKLLLLHGYTGTGALQWSKTAKLLRKDHDCVMPDLLSHGKSAKWDTTHAGRSIDDQVAHVLLLLDSLGVKDPIPVVGNSYGGGVAARLAELHPQRISKLVIYDGLVSDYTQALADSIAQAHGAPGMLAVMRTPAPKDLRFGIRLSLYRDPPMPGFILKQIYNEFAAPYRAAQITLIKDLMAHEASFVHKKYDWKMPVFLIWGERDELIPNAVGRAVLARNGLAEHRWIVIPRTGHVPNIERPKEFVRVLSGLLVAD from the coding sequence ATGAGATTGCAGCGTGCGGAGAGCTGGATCTTCATTCTCTTCATGGTCATCGGGCTCTCCTCGTGCAATCTCGCCCGCATGCACGGACGCAAGTGCGAGAACCGATTGGAGCGCAAGGGCTATGAAGCGCGAACCGTGACCACGCCTGCGGGAACGCGCTTCGCGTGGTACCGCGACACCGGCAAGCCCAAGCTGCTGCTGCTGCACGGTTACACCGGAACGGGCGCGCTGCAATGGAGCAAGACCGCCAAACTGCTGCGCAAGGACCACGACTGCGTGATGCCGGACCTGCTCAGCCACGGCAAGAGCGCGAAGTGGGATACCACGCACGCCGGTCGCAGCATCGATGACCAGGTGGCGCATGTGCTGCTGCTGCTCGACAGCCTCGGGGTGAAGGACCCGATACCCGTGGTGGGCAACAGTTACGGTGGCGGGGTGGCGGCGCGCTTGGCCGAGCTGCATCCCCAGCGCATCAGCAAGCTCGTGATCTACGATGGCCTCGTGAGCGATTACACGCAGGCCCTCGCCGATAGCATCGCGCAGGCGCACGGGGCTCCAGGCATGCTCGCGGTGATGCGCACGCCTGCCCCCAAGGACCTGCGCTTCGGCATCCGGCTCTCGCTGTATCGTGACCCGCCCATGCCCGGCTTCATCCTCAAGCAGATCTACAACGAGTTCGCCGCGCCCTACCGCGCCGCGCAGATCACCTTGATCAAGGACCTGATGGCGCACGAGGCATCATTCGTTCATAAGAAGTACGACTGGAAGATGCCCGTATTCCTGATCTGGGGCGAGCGCGATGAACTGATCCCGAATGCTGTTGGCCGGGCGGTGCTTGCGCGAAACGGGTTGGCGGAGCACCGCTGGATCGTGATCCCGAGGACGGGCCACGTGCCGAACATCGAGCGACCGAAGGAATTCGTGCGTGTGCTGAGCGGGCTGCTCGTTGCGGATTGA
- a CDS encoding WG repeat-containing protein, whose protein sequence is MKHIILAIPAVLLSTVMHAQALLSQARPADSEFWGYVDNTGNMVIPPKYKHCFPFGESGYAAVKDAVTDKPGFINVKGEALKTDPADFVLISGLFGGKDAQGFSCGRAPVRIGDLWGFMGTDGKMAIPAKYDKVEPFESCLALVMLGKKQYILTADGKETAISDANIVDVKGFKNGLSPFKQKDKMHGFMDGDQTIVIPAQFLSVGYFTGELAWAKTKEGKVGFINRKGEWAITAQFDAAEDFDEASGMARVKQADAWMYVSRDGSIMRMTDTQVWGDFSDGLAKGKKGELFGFFDKSGAWAITPQFQGVRDFKNGYAAAKQGEKWGFIDKTGKWAVEPKFEVVKDMERPSK, encoded by the coding sequence ATGAAGCACATCATTCTCGCTATTCCAGCCGTGCTGCTCAGCACGGTCATGCACGCCCAAGCCCTCCTTTCGCAGGCGCGACCTGCAGACAGTGAGTTCTGGGGCTACGTCGACAACACGGGCAACATGGTCATTCCGCCGAAGTACAAGCACTGCTTTCCTTTCGGGGAGAGCGGCTACGCTGCGGTGAAGGATGCGGTCACGGACAAGCCCGGCTTCATCAACGTGAAGGGTGAAGCCTTGAAGACGGACCCCGCCGATTTCGTGCTCATCAGCGGCCTTTTCGGAGGCAAGGATGCGCAAGGCTTCAGCTGCGGGCGGGCCCCTGTGCGCATCGGCGATCTCTGGGGCTTCATGGGAACCGACGGGAAGATGGCCATCCCGGCCAAGTATGATAAAGTGGAACCCTTCGAGAGCTGCCTTGCCCTGGTGATGCTCGGCAAGAAGCAGTACATCCTCACCGCCGATGGGAAGGAGACCGCCATCAGCGATGCGAACATCGTGGATGTGAAGGGCTTCAAGAACGGCCTCTCGCCATTCAAGCAGAAGGACAAGATGCACGGCTTCATGGATGGCGATCAAACCATCGTCATCCCCGCGCAGTTCCTGAGCGTGGGCTATTTCACCGGTGAACTGGCCTGGGCCAAGACGAAGGAGGGGAAGGTCGGATTCATCAACCGGAAGGGGGAGTGGGCGATCACAGCGCAATTCGACGCAGCAGAGGATTTCGATGAGGCGAGCGGAATGGCCCGGGTGAAGCAGGCCGATGCCTGGATGTATGTGTCGCGCGATGGCAGCATCATGCGGATGACGGACACCCAGGTCTGGGGCGATTTCTCCGATGGCCTGGCCAAGGGCAAGAAGGGCGAGCTCTTCGGGTTCTTCGACAAGAGCGGGGCTTGGGCGATCACCCCTCAATTCCAAGGTGTCCGTGATTTCAAGAACGGTTACGCGGCAGCCAAGCAGGGCGAGAAATGGGGCTTCATCGACAAGACCGGTAAGTGGGCGGTAGAGCCCAAGTTCGAGGTCGTGAAGGATATGGAACGGCCATCGAAGTAG
- a CDS encoding nucleotidyltransferase, with protein MLSKDFKEFVALLKEHGAEYMIVGGYAVGMHGYPRYTGDLDIWLKPTTSNAERVLKALHGFGFGGLNITVGDLTKEDNVIQLGQPPLRIDLLMSIDGVRFDECYANRKEETFDGLRMNFIGYHDLVKNKKASGRHRDLDDLENIPEP; from the coding sequence ATGCTGAGCAAAGACTTCAAAGAGTTTGTCGCATTGCTCAAAGAGCACGGCGCTGAGTACATGATCGTGGGCGGTTACGCGGTGGGCATGCATGGCTACCCGCGCTACACCGGCGACCTCGATATCTGGCTGAAACCGACGACTTCGAACGCTGAGCGTGTGCTGAAGGCACTGCACGGTTTTGGCTTCGGTGGCCTGAACATCACCGTTGGCGACTTGACCAAGGAGGACAACGTCATCCAGCTCGGACAGCCTCCCTTGCGCATCGACCTGTTGATGTCAATTGACGGCGTGCGCTTCGATGAGTGCTACGCGAACCGGAAGGAAGAGACCTTTGATGGCCTGCGCATGAACTTCATTGGGTACCACGATCTGGTGAAGAACAAGAAAGCGAGTGGCAGGCACCGGGACCTGGATGATTTGGAGAACATACCGGAGCCGTGA